One window from the genome of Synechococcus sp. PROS-7-1 encodes:
- a CDS encoding ABC transporter ATP-binding protein yields the protein MPKDVLTTKPQVQVAAEQPVALHLENVRLDIPVATTETRSLKATLIRSVTGGRLNRSRGGAVITALENVNCTVHEGERVALIGHNGAGKSTFLRLISGVYQHSAGVFQAHVPVHPMIHKSFITSPELSGQQAIKAHYLMMHGNLRGFEAFCSDVVTFSGLGDFVHLPVKTYSQGMAARLIFAVLTGSRHECLAMDEGFGAGDSSFYEKAKNRLEAFLASAGTLLLASHSDDLLKRFCSRGLVFSEGSIVFDGPLEQALSHYHASQG from the coding sequence ATGCCTAAGGACGTTCTCACAACCAAGCCCCAGGTTCAGGTCGCCGCTGAACAGCCTGTGGCTTTGCATTTAGAGAACGTGCGTCTGGATATTCCGGTGGCGACCACCGAAACCCGCAGCCTTAAGGCCACCCTGATCCGCTCGGTGACGGGCGGACGCCTCAATCGCAGCCGTGGCGGTGCGGTAATCACGGCCCTGGAAAACGTGAACTGCACCGTGCATGAAGGTGAGCGGGTGGCCCTGATCGGCCACAACGGCGCTGGCAAGTCCACATTTCTGCGCCTGATCTCCGGGGTGTATCAACACTCAGCCGGGGTGTTTCAGGCCCATGTACCCGTGCATCCGATGATCCACAAGAGCTTCATCACCAGCCCTGAGCTCAGTGGACAACAAGCGATCAAGGCTCATTACCTGATGATGCACGGCAACCTGCGAGGCTTCGAGGCCTTCTGCAGCGATGTGGTGACCTTTTCCGGGCTTGGCGATTTCGTGCATCTGCCGGTGAAGACCTACAGCCAGGGCATGGCGGCGCGCCTGATCTTTGCTGTGCTCACCGGATCCCGGCATGAATGTCTGGCTATGGATGAGGGCTTTGGCGCTGGAGACAGCAGCTTTTACGAGAAGGCGAAGAATCGCCTTGAGGCCTTTCTGGCGTCGGCGGGCACCTTGTTGCTGGCGTCCCATTCCGACGATCTCTTGAAGCGTTTCTGCAGCCGCGGGCTGGTGTTCAGCGAGGGCAGCATCGTGTTCGATGGGCCACTTGAGCAGGCTCTCAGCCATTACCACGCGTCCCAGGGTTGA
- a CDS encoding glycosyltransferase family 4 protein has translation MASLFMPDQLLREWPPGYGGVERVAHELAAVWGGTVWSFDVQGLRASELDALAVTYPRRCLPCTPALGRLRLPLPSRALWQLLRSSRPLHGHLPSPGVLLLLVLARVLRPRRRVTAHWHCFLEPEAGLNGRLYALYQRLALLVVPRLGGVITTSPLLREELLRCGCHQDRVAVLSCCLSAEQEAGALALPQRLAEPERPLQLLFIGRLDSYKRLDWLLEALATLSQPWRLVVVGDGPRRSLFESLSRDLFSGQVERSVQFLGRLDESAKLAQLAAADVLVLPSDRSNEAFGIVQLEAMAAGIPALAFQRRRSGMGWVGQLPGLRWAQTPDTLAEVLQRLAADPALRRRLGQQARERYRAMFARGVWLTNLSAWDQR, from the coding sequence GTGGCGAGCCTGTTCATGCCTGACCAGTTGCTGCGGGAATGGCCGCCCGGTTACGGCGGCGTTGAGCGGGTGGCCCACGAGTTGGCCGCCGTGTGGGGCGGCACCGTGTGGAGCTTTGATGTCCAGGGCTTGCGCGCCAGCGAGCTGGATGCCCTGGCGGTGACCTACCCGCGCCGCTGCCTGCCTTGCACGCCGGCCTTGGGACGGCTGCGGTTGCCCCTGCCGTCGCGAGCTCTCTGGCAGCTGCTGCGCTCTTCGCGGCCTCTGCATGGTCATCTGCCCTCTCCGGGGGTGTTGCTGCTGCTGGTGCTGGCCCGCGTGCTGCGGCCGCGCCGCCGGGTCACGGCCCACTGGCATTGCTTTCTGGAGCCCGAGGCTGGCCTGAATGGCCGTTTGTATGCGCTCTACCAGCGGCTGGCGTTGCTGGTGGTGCCCCGGCTGGGCGGTGTGATCACCACCTCGCCGCTGTTGCGCGAGGAGTTGTTGCGTTGCGGCTGCCATCAGGACCGGGTGGCGGTGCTCTCGTGCTGCCTCAGTGCTGAGCAGGAGGCCGGCGCTCTCGCCCTGCCGCAACGGCTGGCCGAGCCTGAACGGCCCCTGCAGCTGCTGTTCATCGGCCGCCTCGACAGCTACAAGCGGCTCGACTGGTTGCTAGAGGCTCTGGCCACCCTCTCCCAACCCTGGCGCCTGGTGGTGGTGGGTGATGGGCCGCGGCGCTCGCTGTTCGAATCCCTCAGCCGCGATCTCTTCTCAGGTCAGGTTGAGCGATCGGTGCAGTTCCTTGGCCGCTTGGATGAGAGCGCCAAGCTCGCCCAGCTAGCTGCGGCGGATGTGCTGGTGTTGCCATCGGATCGCAGCAATGAAGCCTTCGGGATCGTGCAACTGGAGGCCATGGCGGCCGGCATTCCCGCACTGGCGTTTCAACGCCGCCGCTCTGGCATGGGCTGGGTTGGGCAGTTGCCCGGCCTGCGCTGGGCGCAGACCCCGGACACGCTTGCCGAGGTGCTGCAGAGGCTGGCGGCTGATCCTGCGTTGCGCCGTCGTTTGGGGCAGCAGGCCCGAGAGCGCTACCGAGCGATGTTTGCTCGCGGCGTCTGGCTGACGAATCTCAGCGCCTGGGATCAGCGGTAG